One genomic region from Solwaraspora sp. WMMD792 encodes:
- the cas2 gene encoding CRISPR-associated endonuclease Cas2 gives MSLDDVRRYIVAYDVSDDVRRTRVAKKLESYGDRVQYSVFVVDARPAKILRLRAALTDMINQGTDSILFCDLGTLRERASRSLDVIGQGRPITGHGPAIL, from the coding sequence ATGAGCCTCGACGACGTACGGCGCTACATCGTCGCGTACGACGTCTCGGACGACGTACGGCGTACGCGGGTGGCGAAGAAGCTCGAATCGTACGGCGATCGCGTCCAGTACAGCGTGTTCGTCGTGGATGCCCGTCCGGCGAAGATCCTGCGGCTGCGGGCCGCGCTCACCGACATGATCAACCAGGGTACGGATTCCATCCTGTTCTGCGACCTGGGTACGCTGCGGGAGCGCGCCAGCCGGTCGCTCGACGTGATCGGCCAGGGCCGCCCGATCACCGGGCACGGTCCGGCGATCTTGTAG
- the cas1 gene encoding CRISPR-associated endonuclease Cas1 yields MTTPELLPISLVAHQAFCPRRAWLEAAGESTDTHQVQVGVQAHTPVDDPTGSRSRRYRAVDVVSHDLGVYGRCDTVELDDDAAMTVVEHKATPVRRRPEVTEPMRIQVALQARALADMGYPVAGQAVYFTNHRVRVDITLSPADVAAAREMVAATLRTLDAEQAPPPLENDRRCSRCSHISVCLPDERPLAPVTRRIVVADPDTQVLHLTTPGSRAYVERGRIEVSKSGDKLGSFPIERVQGLVVHGNVDLSSGLIREVLWRSLSVVWCTSTGRVTGWARPAQGPNGGPRLLQHVASHNGRIDLARQFVAAKIANQATLLRRLGDTPDTVTRLRELQRHALDAPSVADLFGIEGEAAAGYFAQFLTMFRSKVVDTEGLAFSVRTRRPARDPINAALNLCYGLLTADALRAVVACGLDPHAGFLHSSGRNKPALALDLVEEFRAAVADSVVITAFNNGELRARDFSTALGTTRIGDRGRKALIAGYERRVTSTFRHPIFGYEVNWRRAMEIQARLVLGVIDGTQPRYEGIKIR; encoded by the coding sequence ATGACGACGCCGGAACTGCTCCCGATCAGCCTGGTGGCGCACCAGGCCTTCTGCCCACGCCGGGCCTGGCTGGAAGCAGCCGGCGAGTCGACCGACACCCACCAGGTGCAGGTCGGCGTCCAGGCCCACACCCCGGTCGACGACCCGACCGGTTCCCGGTCCCGGCGCTACCGGGCGGTCGACGTGGTCAGCCACGACCTCGGGGTGTACGGGCGCTGCGACACCGTCGAGCTCGACGACGACGCCGCGATGACCGTAGTCGAACACAAAGCCACCCCGGTGCGCCGCCGCCCGGAAGTCACCGAACCGATGCGGATCCAGGTCGCCCTCCAGGCTCGGGCGCTGGCCGACATGGGCTACCCGGTGGCCGGGCAGGCGGTCTACTTCACCAACCACCGGGTACGGGTCGACATCACCCTGTCGCCGGCCGACGTGGCGGCCGCCCGGGAGATGGTGGCGGCCACCCTGCGTACGCTCGACGCCGAGCAGGCCCCGCCGCCGCTGGAGAACGACCGGCGCTGCTCCCGCTGCTCGCACATCAGCGTCTGCCTGCCCGACGAACGCCCGCTCGCGCCGGTGACCCGCCGGATCGTCGTCGCCGACCCGGACACCCAGGTGTTGCACCTGACCACACCCGGCTCACGCGCCTACGTCGAGCGAGGACGGATCGAGGTCAGCAAGAGCGGCGATAAGCTCGGGTCGTTCCCGATCGAACGCGTGCAGGGCCTGGTGGTGCACGGCAACGTCGACCTGTCCAGCGGCCTGATCCGGGAGGTGCTGTGGCGCAGCCTGTCCGTGGTGTGGTGCACCAGCACCGGCCGGGTCACCGGATGGGCCAGGCCGGCGCAGGGGCCCAACGGCGGCCCTCGGCTGCTGCAACACGTCGCCTCCCACAACGGGCGGATCGACCTGGCCCGACAGTTCGTCGCCGCGAAGATCGCCAACCAGGCGACGTTGCTGCGCCGGCTCGGCGACACACCGGACACGGTGACCCGGCTGCGTGAGCTGCAACGGCACGCCCTCGACGCGCCGTCAGTGGCTGACCTGTTCGGCATCGAAGGTGAGGCCGCCGCCGGCTACTTCGCCCAGTTCCTCACCATGTTCCGGTCGAAGGTCGTCGACACCGAAGGGCTGGCCTTCTCCGTACGGACCCGACGCCCGGCCCGCGACCCGATCAACGCCGCATTGAACCTCTGCTACGGGCTGCTGACCGCCGACGCGCTCCGGGCCGTCGTCGCCTGCGGGCTCGACCCGCACGCCGGCTTCCTGCACAGCAGCGGACGCAACAAACCCGCGCTCGCCCTCGACCTGGTCGAGGAGTTTCGGGCAGCCGTCGCCGACTCGGTCGTCATCACCGCTTTCAACAACGGCGAGCTCCGCGCCCGCGATTTCTCCACTGCGCTCGGCACCACCCGGATCGGCGACCGTGGCCGCAAAGCACTCATCGCCGGCTACGAACGCCGGGTCACCAGCACGTTCCGGCATCCGATCTTCGGCTACGAGGTGAACTGGCGGCGCGCGATGGAGATCCAGGCGCGCCTGGTGCTCGGCGTGATCGACGGGACACAGCCCCGCTACGAGGGGATCAAGATCCGATGA
- the cas3u gene encoding type I-U CRISPR-associated helicase/endonuclease Cas3 — protein sequence MSVDRADFGAFFAAVRAGQQPFRWQERLVDHLLATGRWPDQLVAPTGAGKTSVIDVHVFAVALMAAGHPVRVPRRLALVVDRRALVDDQHEHATAIADLLATARDDRTVLARVAAALDSLRTGQAEPTASPLTVALLRGGAPPSRSWLDEPTGAAVLCATPDMWGSRLLLAGYGSRTQARPREAGLLAYDTVAVVDEAHLSRQLVTTARRVAELAAVADEPLGVPVLQVVETTATPHADAGVAVGVEADDLAVDAPLRQRLTTPKPVTLRPIPNWPIPKTGPAFKAGVAALADEAVRLREAVRSGDAHGTTVGCFVNSVAVAAAVATELRARDLKVELICGRLRPYDVDRLRPPASTLLSLAGDPTVDVLVSTQSLEVGVDLDLAAAVTELAPGGALAQRAGRVNRLGVRPVTEISVLVPADELPDAAQSGPYQRDDLAAALTWLAGRAVDPAGLAPWALRDPRPPAPELRRDLLQRLELAQAWQLARTSDDLAAAQDDLDLWLSDDLDAADHEFGVVVRRALPADISDAVKLIEALPPRPYEVFPVSIKAATRIRDRLKELAEAAAKAGPDPVPVPMLVRPTDPAPRPLTDGERIRPGDLLVLDDATALFTSKVVDPDGTERVDDVLDALADPKPGQVVLRIERDTAAHRRFLDAVAATVVDQDDPDTPEAAELEPMEAAQLLRVHRDAVTPRPMVVAAAALLDRPESERAGAEVIPHWQESDDGKPELARLIVVDLRKATVDDELRQTWTPRRRKVLLSQHAHAVAQRAETVAGRLGLAPELVQVLRLAGLHHDDGKADEWFQRWLNADPKQPEPLAKSGVRDARIIRRLRQKSGLPTGWRHEQLSVVSAWCALSSQDSAVQDDASLELIVRLVGTSHGHGRHGFPHTAGQLVGDTDATAVDLFDEGRWDELIERTHRRWGVWGCAYLEALLRAADGQVSAEGS from the coding sequence GTGAGCGTCGACCGCGCCGACTTCGGCGCCTTCTTCGCCGCCGTCCGAGCCGGGCAGCAGCCGTTCCGCTGGCAGGAACGGCTGGTCGACCATCTGCTGGCCACCGGCCGCTGGCCGGACCAGCTGGTCGCGCCGACCGGGGCCGGCAAGACCAGCGTCATCGACGTGCACGTGTTCGCGGTGGCGCTGATGGCCGCCGGCCACCCCGTACGGGTACCGCGCCGGCTCGCCCTCGTCGTCGACCGCCGGGCCCTCGTCGACGACCAGCACGAACACGCGACGGCGATCGCCGACCTGTTGGCGACGGCCCGAGACGACCGGACCGTGCTGGCCCGGGTCGCCGCCGCGCTCGACTCGCTGCGTACCGGGCAGGCGGAACCGACCGCGAGTCCGCTGACGGTGGCCCTGCTGCGCGGCGGCGCGCCGCCGTCCCGGTCCTGGCTGGACGAACCGACCGGTGCGGCGGTGCTCTGTGCCACCCCGGACATGTGGGGGTCGCGGCTGCTGCTCGCCGGCTACGGGTCGCGGACGCAGGCCCGGCCTCGGGAAGCCGGGCTGCTCGCCTACGACACCGTCGCCGTCGTCGACGAGGCGCACCTGTCCCGGCAGCTGGTGACCACCGCCCGCCGGGTCGCCGAACTGGCCGCCGTCGCCGACGAGCCGCTCGGCGTACCGGTGCTGCAGGTCGTCGAGACCACCGCCACGCCACACGCCGACGCCGGGGTGGCCGTCGGCGTCGAAGCCGACGACCTGGCCGTGGACGCGCCGCTGCGGCAGCGGCTGACCACCCCGAAGCCGGTCACCCTGCGGCCGATCCCGAACTGGCCGATCCCGAAGACCGGCCCGGCGTTCAAGGCGGGCGTCGCGGCGCTGGCCGACGAGGCGGTACGGTTGCGTGAGGCGGTACGGTCGGGTGACGCGCACGGCACGACGGTCGGCTGTTTCGTCAACAGTGTCGCGGTGGCCGCTGCCGTCGCCACTGAACTACGGGCGCGTGACCTCAAGGTCGAGTTGATCTGTGGGCGGCTGCGGCCGTACGACGTGGACCGGTTGCGGCCGCCCGCGTCAACGCTGCTCAGCCTCGCCGGAGATCCGACGGTCGACGTCCTGGTCAGCACCCAGAGTCTCGAAGTCGGGGTAGACCTGGATCTGGCGGCGGCCGTGACCGAGCTGGCCCCCGGCGGGGCGCTCGCCCAGCGGGCCGGCCGGGTCAACCGGCTCGGCGTCCGTCCCGTCACCGAGATCAGCGTGCTGGTGCCGGCCGACGAGCTGCCCGACGCGGCCCAGTCCGGGCCGTACCAGCGGGACGACCTGGCGGCGGCCCTCACCTGGCTGGCCGGGCGGGCCGTCGACCCGGCCGGCCTCGCCCCGTGGGCGCTGCGCGACCCCCGGCCACCCGCCCCGGAGCTGCGGCGCGACCTGCTTCAACGGCTGGAATTGGCGCAGGCGTGGCAGCTGGCCCGGACCAGCGACGACCTGGCCGCCGCGCAGGACGACCTCGACCTGTGGCTCTCCGACGACCTCGACGCAGCCGACCACGAGTTCGGCGTCGTGGTGCGGCGGGCGCTGCCGGCCGACATCTCCGACGCCGTCAAGCTGATCGAGGCCCTGCCGCCCCGCCCGTACGAGGTCTTCCCGGTGTCGATCAAAGCGGCGACCAGGATCCGGGACCGGCTGAAGGAACTGGCGGAGGCAGCGGCCAAGGCCGGTCCGGACCCGGTGCCCGTACCGATGCTGGTCCGACCCACGGATCCCGCGCCGCGCCCGCTGACCGACGGAGAGCGGATCCGCCCTGGTGACCTGCTCGTCCTCGACGACGCCACTGCGCTGTTCACCTCCAAGGTCGTCGACCCGGACGGCACCGAACGGGTCGACGACGTGCTCGACGCCCTCGCCGACCCGAAACCCGGCCAGGTGGTGCTGCGGATCGAACGCGACACGGCCGCACACCGCCGGTTCCTGGACGCCGTCGCCGCCACCGTCGTCGACCAGGACGACCCGGACACTCCGGAGGCCGCCGAACTGGAGCCTATGGAGGCCGCCCAGCTGCTGCGGGTGCACCGCGACGCGGTGACCCCGCGTCCGATGGTGGTCGCGGCGGCCGCCCTGCTCGACCGGCCGGAGAGCGAACGGGCCGGGGCCGAGGTGATTCCGCACTGGCAGGAGTCCGACGACGGCAAGCCGGAACTCGCCCGGCTGATCGTCGTCGACCTGCGGAAAGCGACCGTCGACGACGAGTTGCGCCAGACGTGGACTCCGCGCCGCCGCAAGGTGCTGCTGAGCCAGCACGCCCACGCCGTCGCGCAACGCGCCGAAACGGTCGCCGGCCGGCTCGGCCTGGCCCCCGAGTTGGTGCAGGTGCTGCGACTGGCCGGCCTGCACCACGACGACGGCAAAGCCGACGAGTGGTTCCAGCGGTGGCTGAACGCTGACCCGAAGCAGCCCGAGCCGCTGGCCAAGAGCGGTGTGCGGGACGCGCGGATCATCCGGCGGCTGCGGCAGAAATCCGGACTGCCGACCGGGTGGCGCCACGAACAGCTCTCCGTGGTCTCTGCCTGGTGCGCGCTGTCCAGCCAGGACTCCGCCGTCCAAGACGACGCCAGCCTGGAGCTGATCGTCCGGCTGGTCGGCACCAGCCACGGGCACGGCCGGCACGGCTTCCCGCACACCGCTGGGCAGCTCGTCGGCGACACAGACGCGACCGCCGTGGACCTGTTCGACGAGGGCCGGTGGGACGAACTGATCGAACGCACCCACCGCCGGTGGGGGGTGTGGGGCTGCGCCTACCTGGAAGCGCTGCTCCGTGCCGCCGACGGGCAGGTCTCCGCGGAGGGATCATGA
- the csb2 gene encoding type I-U CRISPR-associated protein Csb2 produces MSFAIVAEPVLGVYKGHVGSGELDPLPSPARLHAALLCAAAQGVRAVPDGDSLQPCDTDREALRWLEANPPDGIAVPQTLPNGGAATAYRQEGLIVKEGRGPLAEKLVGKPAVTGVAVTGGYAWTWEQPPPEPVAAALAALCPEVPYLGTTESPVRLVVAEAEPTHRLDRNADLFTGDGLDLAVAVAGRSDALEAAHRETTAAPTLKSDAHRSSERTVAPPSVTAGVELGRYTAKEQPPPLTPWTSVLLFGMDQPVPPQLRVRYAVAVHRALVSLVGDGAPAILTGAYADDARQPANRCAIQFVGPDAPHVGGTALALLLPRDADDIDLTLIRMAAHHLRQVKVAAGPFGVKPPVEVAADEFWPQPAAGTQRWWQTEPVAVPESRPPRGRVRAWSLTDAAALSVALVWRDQFEKVPERGEARYEALARAASARGVRVESAVRVMDGDVGRYVHKVHQDTIIQPYRAVLNLGDLTGPRTIAAIGQSRHLGGGLLVPRDLPEAIARRLAR; encoded by the coding sequence GTGAGCTTCGCGATCGTCGCCGAGCCGGTCCTCGGCGTCTACAAGGGGCACGTCGGCAGCGGCGAGCTCGACCCGCTGCCGTCGCCGGCCCGGCTGCACGCCGCCCTGCTCTGCGCTGCCGCCCAAGGGGTGCGGGCGGTCCCCGACGGCGACAGCCTCCAGCCCTGCGACACCGACCGGGAGGCGCTGCGTTGGCTGGAGGCCAACCCGCCGGATGGCATCGCCGTGCCACAGACGCTGCCCAACGGCGGGGCGGCGACGGCGTACCGGCAGGAGGGTTTGATCGTCAAGGAAGGCCGCGGCCCGCTGGCGGAGAAGCTGGTCGGTAAGCCGGCGGTGACCGGTGTCGCGGTGACCGGAGGGTACGCGTGGACCTGGGAGCAGCCACCACCTGAGCCGGTGGCCGCCGCGCTGGCCGCGCTCTGCCCGGAGGTGCCCTATCTCGGCACGACCGAGTCACCGGTGCGCCTCGTCGTCGCCGAGGCCGAGCCGACGCACCGCCTCGACCGCAACGCCGACCTGTTCACCGGCGACGGGCTCGACCTGGCGGTAGCGGTCGCCGGCAGGTCGGACGCCCTCGAAGCGGCGCACCGGGAGACGACAGCCGCGCCAACGCTCAAGTCCGATGCGCACAGGTCGAGTGAGAGGACGGTCGCGCCGCCGAGTGTGACCGCCGGCGTCGAACTCGGCCGCTACACCGCTAAGGAGCAGCCGCCACCGCTGACGCCGTGGACGTCGGTGCTGCTGTTCGGCATGGACCAGCCGGTCCCGCCACAGCTGCGGGTGCGGTACGCGGTCGCCGTACACCGGGCGTTGGTCTCGCTCGTCGGCGACGGCGCCCCCGCGATCCTCACCGGTGCGTACGCCGACGACGCGCGACAGCCGGCGAACCGGTGCGCGATCCAGTTCGTCGGCCCGGACGCGCCGCACGTCGGCGGCACCGCGCTGGCGTTGCTGCTGCCCCGCGACGCCGACGACATCGACCTGACCCTGATCCGGATGGCGGCGCACCACCTGCGGCAGGTCAAGGTCGCCGCCGGCCCGTTCGGGGTCAAGCCGCCGGTCGAGGTCGCGGCCGACGAGTTCTGGCCGCAGCCGGCCGCCGGCACGCAGCGATGGTGGCAGACCGAGCCGGTCGCCGTACCGGAGAGTCGGCCGCCGCGCGGACGCGTCCGCGCCTGGTCCCTCACCGACGCCGCCGCGTTGTCGGTCGCCCTGGTCTGGCGCGACCAGTTCGAGAAGGTGCCGGAGCGGGGAGAAGCCCGCTACGAGGCGTTGGCGAGGGCGGCGTCCGCGCGCGGGGTCCGGGTCGAATCAGCGGTACGGGTGATGGACGGCGACGTCGGCCGGTACGTACACAAGGTCCACCAGGACACGATCATCCAGCCGTACCGGGCGGTGCTCAACCTTGGCGACCTGACCGGCCCACGGACGATCGCCGCGATCGGGCAGAGCCGGCACCTCGGCGGCGGCCTGCTGGTGCCCCGGGACCTGCCGGAAGCCATCGCCCGCCGGCTGGCCCGGTGA
- the cas7u gene encoding type I-U CRISPR-associated RAMP protein Csb1/Cas7u codes for MRSLDLDVLLAAGSPGGSSCLTSTTTLEPAGGRHTSVAPAKFAPERGKGSVYAYEQRFLGDESRYAAIIDSKQSQLNRAEQALAQAIEDGHSLLSRVPHVQVTYERDGAVERYYDLTLPHRVFDGHIRAGTIDGVPTTQTPEYRAVRDASPANARALLETSPITLVFGGWDSSRRSRQGRWRSALVGEIVGFVAASRDETGALMEPKPGRRGGARVDPVGMQINLDKKTMTETANRQQAELSPVTHSKILKAANAIKVGTAESASALGLGGIPPTLDQLAGVACDTIIRTHVLSFATLRQMRFGAGVDGDAACRALLAALALNALARSDAELCLRANCDLVEAEQPKVRLDQRGGSFADVEPLSIDAADLLLGEALAHAEKVADVTWSGLAMRVDGNPDIVSGALETGDDQ; via the coding sequence GTGCGTTCGTTGGATCTTGATGTGTTGCTGGCCGCCGGGTCGCCCGGTGGGTCGAGCTGTCTGACGTCAACGACCACGTTGGAGCCGGCCGGCGGCCGGCACACCTCGGTCGCGCCGGCCAAGTTCGCACCCGAGCGCGGGAAGGGGTCGGTGTACGCGTACGAGCAGCGCTTCCTTGGTGACGAGAGCCGGTACGCGGCGATCATCGACAGCAAACAATCGCAGCTGAACCGGGCCGAGCAGGCCCTCGCTCAGGCCATCGAGGACGGACACTCGCTGCTGTCGCGGGTGCCGCACGTGCAGGTCACCTATGAGCGGGACGGCGCGGTCGAGCGTTACTACGACCTGACGTTGCCGCACCGGGTCTTCGACGGTCACATTCGCGCCGGCACGATCGACGGGGTGCCGACCACGCAGACTCCCGAGTACCGGGCGGTGCGGGACGCTAGCCCGGCGAACGCGCGGGCGCTGCTGGAGACCAGCCCGATCACGCTGGTCTTCGGTGGCTGGGATTCGAGCCGACGCAGCCGGCAGGGTCGCTGGCGCAGCGCCCTGGTCGGCGAGATCGTCGGCTTCGTCGCGGCGAGCCGGGACGAGACCGGCGCCCTGATGGAGCCCAAGCCCGGCCGTCGGGGCGGGGCGCGGGTCGACCCGGTCGGCATGCAGATCAACCTCGACAAGAAGACGATGACCGAGACGGCGAACCGGCAGCAGGCCGAGCTGAGCCCAGTCACGCACAGCAAGATCCTCAAGGCAGCCAACGCGATCAAGGTCGGCACCGCGGAATCGGCATCCGCGCTCGGCCTCGGCGGCATCCCGCCCACCCTCGACCAGCTGGCCGGCGTCGCCTGCGACACCATCATCCGTACGCACGTGTTGTCGTTCGCGACGCTGCGGCAGATGCGCTTCGGTGCCGGCGTCGACGGTGACGCCGCCTGCCGGGCGCTGCTGGCCGCGTTGGCGCTCAACGCGCTCGCCCGTTCCGACGCCGAGCTGTGCCTGCGGGCCAACTGCGACCTGGTCGAGGCCGAGCAGCCGAAGGTCCGGCTCGACCAGCGCGGCGGATCGTTCGCCGACGTCGAGCCGCTGAGCATCGACGCCGCCGACCTGCTGCTCGGCGAGGCCCTCGCACACGCCGAGAAGGTCGCCGACGTGACCTGGTCGGGTCTGGCGATGCGGGTCGACGGCAACCCGGACATCGTCTCCGGCGCGCTCGAAACGGGTGACGACCAGTGA
- a CDS encoding DUF87 domain-containing protein — MTEAALKALTHLQFNYTPAMNDVWRPAASHVDGLHPDVLRTILDGLALAKRSPDTSPIGVAVQGQRGAGKTHLLSRVRELTQLDGGYFFLINLLDASAFWRSAAVSMVDGLHQPVDDDGTTQLQMFLHRLVDGLELSVVTRMAVTGRAPMTVDRLNEFVAALSWSNRRIGIGCRDTARALTLLAGIDPRAQDVANSYLLAGDEAEPGERLAWGIRPARRLPQEIVSDVSRLLALTGPSVIAVDQVDGLIAQVANRSHASGPPSTGAEEDGWRAAVSIDQVASGLMELRELTHRTLTVLSLLPVSWALIKSNAVDTAQDRFRETAPLESIPDADLGRTLVERRLAAHYADVGFVPPYPSWPVRPEAFADAPDFTPRQLLINVEKHIRACVRDGQVTEMTTLTTLTPAAAEKPTAEAKPTPTRPTTPAADGSSLGTLDQRYAELRANAQVAGLLDPANEDTQVPQLLAAGLRAWTWESADTDFEQDTIPARRPVLHARLRRTLDDSTGDEAHWAFRAIAAQHYNAELARLRNACVAAGLAHGVADRRLFILRNDEWPQTPAVRKAADDFVAAGGRTLPVTEDDLRSLVALRTLLAEEPDGLQTWLADRRPASRTALLSTALADASREPAASDGPGTAVASEPAAEQPAAEPAADAEAEPAGVRLRVGADFDNGDPVRVELAALRKHVAIFAGSGSGKTVLIRRLVEECALLGVSAIVLDPNNDLARLGDPWPEPPAAWGDGDARAAADYLAATEVVVWTPGREGGRPLTFQPLPDFSGVRDDPDEFTQAVDSAVDALAPRAKVAANTAKAMRGQAVLRQALRHYGRHGATATLAGLIALLRDLPDGVSELAGAAAIAADLAENLEAARINDPLFGGTGESADPGTLLTPAPGKRARVSVISFVGLPGEEKRQGFVNQLQLALFAWVKRNPAGDRPLGGLLVMDEAQTLAPSGPITPCTRSTLMLASQARKYGLGLVFATQAPKGLHSQIPGNAATQFFGLLNAPVHIEAAREMARFKGGDVPDISQLTSGQFYVAVEGQPFRKARTPLCLTHHPASPLTAEDVLVRTQPKNVATGR, encoded by the coding sequence ATGACCGAAGCAGCGCTGAAAGCACTCACCCATCTGCAGTTCAACTACACGCCGGCGATGAACGACGTCTGGCGGCCGGCGGCGTCCCACGTGGACGGGCTGCACCCGGACGTGCTCCGGACCATCCTCGACGGACTGGCGCTGGCCAAGAGGAGCCCGGACACCAGCCCGATCGGTGTCGCTGTGCAGGGCCAACGCGGCGCGGGCAAGACCCACCTGCTCAGCCGGGTCCGCGAGTTGACCCAGCTCGACGGCGGCTACTTCTTCCTGATCAACCTGCTCGACGCCAGCGCCTTCTGGCGCAGCGCCGCCGTGTCGATGGTCGACGGTCTGCACCAGCCGGTGGACGACGACGGCACCACCCAGCTGCAGATGTTTCTGCACCGGCTCGTCGACGGCCTCGAACTGTCCGTGGTGACCCGGATGGCGGTGACCGGCCGGGCCCCGATGACCGTGGACCGGCTCAACGAGTTCGTGGCCGCGCTGAGCTGGTCGAATCGTCGGATCGGGATCGGCTGCCGGGACACCGCCCGCGCGCTGACCCTGCTCGCCGGCATCGACCCGCGAGCCCAGGACGTCGCCAACTCGTACCTGCTCGCCGGCGATGAGGCCGAGCCCGGCGAACGCCTCGCCTGGGGCATCCGGCCGGCCCGGCGGCTGCCGCAGGAGATCGTCTCCGATGTGTCACGCCTGCTGGCGCTGACCGGACCGTCGGTCATCGCGGTGGACCAGGTCGACGGCCTGATCGCGCAGGTGGCCAACCGCAGCCACGCTTCCGGGCCGCCCAGCACCGGCGCGGAGGAGGACGGCTGGCGGGCGGCGGTCTCGATCGACCAGGTAGCCAGCGGCCTGATGGAGCTGCGGGAGCTGACCCACCGGACGCTGACCGTGCTGTCGCTGCTACCCGTCTCCTGGGCGTTGATCAAAAGCAACGCGGTCGACACCGCCCAGGACCGGTTCCGGGAAACCGCCCCGCTCGAATCGATCCCGGACGCAGACCTCGGCCGGACCCTGGTCGAACGCCGGCTCGCCGCACACTACGCCGACGTCGGGTTCGTGCCGCCGTACCCGAGCTGGCCGGTGCGACCCGAAGCGTTCGCCGACGCCCCGGATTTCACCCCACGGCAGCTGCTCATCAACGTCGAGAAACACATCCGCGCGTGCGTTCGCGACGGCCAGGTCACCGAGATGACCACGCTGACCACGCTCACCCCGGCCGCCGCCGAGAAGCCGACCGCCGAGGCGAAACCGACGCCGACGAGGCCGACGACACCGGCCGCTGACGGCTCGTCGTTGGGCACGCTCGATCAGCGGTACGCCGAACTTCGCGCGAACGCGCAGGTAGCCGGACTGCTCGACCCGGCCAATGAGGACACCCAGGTGCCGCAGCTGCTCGCCGCCGGCCTGCGCGCCTGGACTTGGGAAAGCGCGGACACCGACTTCGAGCAGGACACCATCCCGGCCCGCCGGCCGGTGCTGCACGCCCGGCTACGGCGCACCCTCGACGACTCGACCGGCGACGAGGCCCACTGGGCGTTCCGGGCCATCGCCGCGCAGCACTACAACGCCGAGCTGGCCCGGCTGCGCAACGCCTGCGTCGCCGCCGGGTTGGCACACGGCGTCGCCGACCGTCGACTGTTCATCCTGCGTAACGACGAGTGGCCGCAAACTCCTGCCGTGCGCAAGGCGGCGGACGATTTCGTCGCCGCCGGTGGGCGGACGCTGCCGGTCACCGAGGACGACCTGCGCAGCCTGGTCGCGCTGCGGACACTCCTCGCCGAGGAACCGGACGGACTGCAGACCTGGCTGGCCGACCGGCGGCCCGCCTCGCGTACCGCGTTGTTGTCGACCGCGCTCGCCGACGCGTCCCGCGAACCGGCCGCATCCGACGGACCCGGCACCGCCGTCGCATCCGAACCGGCTGCTGAGCAACCGGCGGCTGAGCCGGCCGCCGATGCCGAGGCTGAACCGGCCGGAGTGCGGCTGCGCGTCGGCGCAGACTTCGACAACGGCGACCCGGTACGGGTGGAGCTGGCCGCGCTGCGCAAACACGTCGCGATCTTCGCCGGCTCGGGATCCGGCAAGACCGTCCTGATCCGGCGACTGGTCGAGGAGTGCGCGCTGCTTGGCGTGTCCGCGATCGTCCTGGACCCCAACAACGACCTGGCCCGGCTCGGTGACCCGTGGCCGGAGCCGCCGGCCGCGTGGGGTGACGGCGACGCGCGGGCCGCCGCCGACTATCTCGCCGCGACCGAGGTCGTGGTGTGGACGCCGGGTCGGGAGGGCGGCCGGCCGTTGACGTTCCAGCCGCTGCCGGACTTCTCTGGCGTACGTGATGATCCGGACGAGTTCACCCAGGCGGTGGACAGCGCCGTCGACGCGCTGGCCCCGCGCGCCAAGGTGGCCGCCAACACCGCCAAGGCGATGCGTGGGCAGGCCGTCCTGCGGCAGGCGTTGCGCCATTACGGCCGGCACGGTGCGACGGCGACCCTCGCCGGGCTGATCGCCCTGCTCCGCGATCTGCCCGACGGGGTGAGCGAGCTGGCCGGCGCGGCGGCGATCGCCGCCGACCTGGCCGAGAATCTGGAGGCGGCGCGGATCAACGACCCGCTGTTCGGCGGTACGGGTGAGTCGGCCGACCCGGGCACGCTGCTGACCCCGGCCCCGGGCAAACGCGCCCGCGTCTCGGTGATCAGTTTCGTCGGCCTGCCGGGGGAGGAGAAACGGCAGGGCTTCGTCAATCAGCTTCAGCTTGCCCTCTTCGCCTGGGTCAAGCGGAACCCGGCCGGTGACCGGCCGCTGGGCGGGCTGCTGGTGATGGACGAGGCGCAGACCCTAGCCCCGTCCGGGCCGATCACGCCCTGCACCCGCAGCACGTTGATGCTCGCCTCCCAGGCCCGCAAGTACGGCCTCGGCCTGGTCTTCGCCACCCAGGCGCCGAAGGGCCTGCACAGTCAGATCCCCGGCAACGCGGCGACGCAGTTCTTCGGGCTGCTCAACGCGCCGGTGCACATCGAAGCGGCCCGCGAGATGGCCCGGTTCAAGGGCGGCGACGTGCCGGACATCTCGCAGCTGACCAGCGGACAGTTCTACGTCGCGGTCGAAGGCCAGCCGTTCCGCAAGGCCCGTACGCCGCTCTGCCTCACCCACCATCCGGCGAGCCCACTCACCGCCGAAGACGTCCTCGTCCGCACCCAGCCAAAGAATGTCGCCACCGGACGATAG